One part of the Arachidicoccus terrestris genome encodes these proteins:
- a CDS encoding carbamoyl phosphate synthase preATP-grasp domain-containing protein, giving the protein MNHTISSNESIPSAKKKIIVLGSGPNRIGQGIEFDYCCVHGLLAIKECGYEAIMVNCNPETVSTDFDIADKLYFEPVFWEHLWEIIELEKPEGVIVQLGGQTALKLAKRLHERGIRIFGTSFDDMDIAEDRGRFSDLLKELEIPYPQYGTAFNAEEAIEVAQKVGFPVLVRPSYVLGGQRMRIVLNDEDLEKAVVSLLKHIPDNKILIDHFLDRCQEAEIDGIFDGEDFHVMGVMEHIEPAGIHSGDSNAVLPAFNLSPLEVTTMEHYGEKIARALNIRGLINIQFAIKDGTVYVIEANPRASRTTPFIAKAYGVPFLNIATKVMLGEKKLKDFKIDKKLEGFAIKEPVFSFNKFPHVNKELGPEMKSTGEAIRFIKDLRDPYFRKLYKERSMHLSK; this is encoded by the coding sequence ATGAATCATACAATCTCATCCAACGAATCCATTCCCTCCGCAAAGAAAAAAATCATCGTATTGGGTAGCGGCCCCAATAGAATCGGACAAGGAATAGAATTTGACTATTGTTGTGTACATGGCCTGCTGGCTATCAAAGAATGTGGTTATGAAGCCATTATGGTCAACTGCAATCCGGAAACCGTTTCCACAGATTTTGATATTGCTGACAAGCTCTATTTTGAGCCCGTATTCTGGGAACATCTCTGGGAAATCATCGAATTGGAAAAACCTGAGGGGGTTATCGTTCAATTGGGCGGGCAGACTGCCCTTAAACTGGCTAAACGTTTGCATGAACGTGGCATCCGCATATTCGGCACTTCGTTTGACGATATGGATATCGCTGAAGACCGCGGAAGATTCAGTGACCTTCTCAAAGAACTGGAGATTCCTTATCCCCAGTACGGTACTGCCTTTAATGCGGAAGAAGCCATTGAAGTAGCGCAGAAAGTCGGGTTTCCCGTGCTGGTACGCCCCAGCTATGTATTGGGCGGACAGCGTATGCGGATTGTACTCAATGACGAAGACCTGGAAAAAGCAGTCGTTAGTCTGCTCAAACACATTCCTGACAATAAAATCCTGATTGATCATTTTCTGGACCGTTGCCAGGAAGCTGAGATTGATGGTATTTTTGACGGGGAGGACTTCCATGTCATGGGTGTAATGGAACATATCGAACCTGCCGGTATTCATAGCGGCGATAGTAACGCGGTTTTACCTGCTTTTAATCTGTCTCCACTGGAAGTAACGACTATGGAGCATTACGGGGAAAAGATCGCCCGTGCTTTAAATATCCGCGGCCTGATCAATATACAGTTTGCCATAAAGGACGGAACGGTATATGTTATTGAAGCGAACCCCCGCGCCAGCCGAACCACTCCGTTTATAGCGAAAGCATACGGTGTGCCTTTCCTGAATATCGCCACAAAAGTGATGCTGGGAGAAAAGAAGCTGAAAGACTTTAAGATCGACAAAAAACTGGAAGGATTTGCCATTAAAGAACCTGTCTTCAGTTTCAATAAGTTTCCACATGTCAACAAAGAATTAGGCCCGGAAATGAAGAGCACCGGGGAAGCAATCCGATTCATTAAAGATCTTAGAGATCCTTATTTCAGGAAGCTGTATAAAGAGAGAAGTATGCACCTGAGCAAATAA
- a CDS encoding ROK family protein — protein sequence MAIKNITYKRSIIKALYFSETLSCTEISLQIGKSYTLVVKTIDEMMKEGLVMENGYALSSGGRRSMNYCLPADSFYTVAVAMDQFVTRIAILNAVRQPVSQIHKIELLLEHNKDALEKLADAIKMAIESAPVNHNKIIGIGIAMPGFINSHNGSNYTFLGEGVSDYVYAKTEIPVFIENDSTAIGLAEYRFGKARQKKNAMVINLSWGIGLGMIVDGSIFRGENGFAGEFSHIPVFRNGKLCSCGKTGCLETETSLLFMIKKALQEMKEGRASLLNASILEDRDFEQKSSHFLETAKLGDSLAIEIISDVAYNIGRGIAILIHLFNPQTVILSGRCSVCSGLWPPPIRRALNEFCIPRLLHHTAIEISELNHKAELIGASILVIEKISDLALGKILPTDGKTTLRKELRS from the coding sequence ATGGCTATAAAGAACATTACATACAAAAGAAGCATTATCAAAGCGTTGTATTTTTCTGAAACTTTATCCTGTACCGAGATTAGTTTGCAGATCGGAAAAAGCTATACACTGGTAGTCAAAACGATCGACGAAATGATGAAGGAAGGTTTGGTCATGGAAAATGGCTACGCTTTATCCAGTGGCGGCCGTCGTTCTATGAATTACTGTTTACCAGCTGATTCCTTTTATACAGTTGCCGTGGCCATGGATCAGTTTGTAACCAGAATAGCCATTCTTAATGCCGTTCGGCAACCGGTTTCACAGATTCATAAGATTGAGTTACTACTGGAGCATAATAAAGATGCACTAGAGAAATTGGCAGATGCCATCAAAATGGCCATTGAAAGTGCACCTGTCAATCACAACAAGATTATTGGAATCGGTATCGCCATGCCGGGATTTATTAATAGCCATAATGGCTCCAATTATACTTTTCTTGGAGAAGGCGTCAGCGATTATGTATATGCCAAGACCGAGATTCCGGTTTTCATCGAAAATGATTCTACGGCCATCGGTCTTGCGGAATACCGGTTCGGAAAAGCGCGCCAAAAGAAAAATGCCATGGTGATCAATTTAAGCTGGGGTATCGGGTTGGGTATGATCGTCGATGGAAGCATATTCAGAGGGGAAAACGGCTTTGCCGGAGAGTTTAGCCATATCCCGGTTTTTAGAAATGGTAAGCTATGCAGTTGTGGAAAAACGGGTTGTCTGGAAACGGAAACCTCGCTGCTTTTTATGATAAAAAAAGCCCTTCAGGAAATGAAAGAAGGAAGAGCTTCACTATTGAATGCATCTATTTTAGAAGATCGTGACTTTGAGCAAAAAAGCAGTCATTTTCTGGAGACGGCCAAGTTGGGTGATTCGCTGGCTATTGAAATCATTTCAGATGTAGCTTATAATATTGGAAGAGGAATCGCTATTCTGATTCATTTGTTCAATCCACAAACAGTCATCTTAAGTGGCCGTTGTTCTGTTTGTAGCGGGCTTTGGCCACCGCCAATCAGAAGAGCGCTGAATGAATTCTGCATTCCCCGCCTCCTGCACCACACAGCTATCGAAATCTCGGAGTTAAACCATAAAGCGGAATTAATTGGTGCTTCTATTTTAGTTATAGAAAAGATCAGCGATCTGGCGCTTGGAAAAATCCTTCCCACAGATGGCAAAACCACATTAAGAAAAGAGCTACGCTCCTAA
- a CDS encoding SusC/RagA family TonB-linked outer membrane protein, whose amino-acid sequence MKRLNLSLLKAVMLIIVALSMQNSSFAQTLQTVTGHISDSLGTALGGVTVSAENGKANAISGADGNYSIKVQTGATLVFKYVGYATKQIVVQSGVVNVVLSAQTSTAGSDVVVTAFGMQRSERSLGFAATTVKSDDITRTGTTNFATALYGKVPGLQIAAAPGGSTSGVYMQLRGVNSMLGKTTPLIIMDGVPIRDGGFNSGNYWGDQRARNNGVVDINPEDIENITVLKGAAAAALYGSEGVNGVVIITTKSGKNNKKGFAVDVYANYFQDRVAYLPRFQNVRGTGFPSQVPGYYTSDENGFNVDKFADASGTMYRALVQGSLNFGPVFDGQPIIAWDGVVRPYSAQPDRYKNLFQKANNATQTVALSTNSDVQSTRFSVTNQHTEGLSIGSRNDKLSFSLNSIFKLGKSNELQVIANYYNLHVHNRPYLIDRMINNFTGMMPVFDNGEWYRNKYQTSLGYKYVLNTTQSLTPDENIHIPNYMTDILDYMWNVNKDMYDEYEDRLIASITDSWTITKGLKLRGRVSTDYTNTNIYTKNNSTQPIVYGPSGQYGVQNNFYKMLHGDIMLEYTAPLSKDLSLRATGFYTADKEKGKTTGIFTNGGLSSENWFDLAATANPISNPSVVNTTLVKDALIGTVNLNYRSYLYAEGTVRKDRTSTMNPDNNSFVYPSANAGFILSDAFKMPDVFNYLKLRASWGIVGNYPQQYLANVAYQPANWGTQAPGTSSVLTTYTNFNTYGNLNIRPEKKSEWEFGLEARMFQNRVGFDATFFTNKINDQILTMALPYSSGAAGQLNNVGSLSNKGFELSINATPIDLKDFRWDFVFNYATYANKVLSISDNSNSIIYGDYDGNAYQIVARVGHPAGEIMAHPLLKDENGVPIVDDAGLYEQDPDKMVSYGSIQSKGSGGLINTVTYKNFALNFSIDYRYGGVVIPTGINWMNSRGITEASLYHMDKAHGGLSYYLDANGKGVQTNGATGPNGETVYHDGMLLDGMTKAGDANTNVISQAFYFNNVYNWGGPQYSPNALYNYFIKKNNYIKMREVAITYNFSDKIASKLKANHLAISLIGRNLFYFYRTLKDLDAEQLTVSNNFFSNANNAGSQPASRTYGITLRANF is encoded by the coding sequence ATGAAAAGACTCAATTTATCTCTGTTGAAGGCTGTAATGTTGATCATTGTCGCCTTAAGTATGCAAAACAGCAGTTTTGCACAAACCCTCCAGACTGTTACCGGACATATATCGGACAGTCTGGGGACTGCCTTGGGCGGCGTTACTGTGTCCGCCGAAAACGGCAAGGCAAATGCCATATCCGGTGCCGATGGTAATTACTCAATTAAGGTGCAAACAGGCGCCACCCTGGTTTTTAAATACGTGGGCTATGCCACCAAACAGATAGTGGTACAATCGGGCGTTGTGAATGTGGTACTGTCAGCCCAAACGAGCACAGCCGGTAGTGACGTGGTAGTGACTGCGTTCGGTATGCAGCGCTCTGAAAGGTCACTGGGCTTTGCAGCCACTACCGTTAAATCGGATGACATCACCCGTACAGGAACCACTAATTTTGCTACTGCCTTATATGGTAAGGTGCCAGGTCTTCAGATCGCAGCGGCACCGGGTGGTTCAACTTCTGGGGTATATATGCAACTAAGAGGGGTAAACTCCATGCTTGGCAAAACAACCCCGCTAATCATTATGGATGGAGTACCTATTAGAGATGGTGGGTTTAATAGTGGCAATTACTGGGGAGATCAAAGAGCCCGCAACAACGGCGTGGTAGACATTAATCCGGAAGATATTGAGAACATCACCGTCCTAAAAGGTGCCGCTGCTGCAGCGCTTTACGGATCTGAAGGCGTTAACGGCGTAGTAATTATTACCACTAAGAGCGGTAAGAACAATAAAAAGGGATTTGCCGTAGACGTCTATGCCAATTATTTCCAGGACCGGGTGGCCTATCTACCCAGGTTCCAGAATGTAAGGGGAACAGGTTTTCCCAGCCAGGTACCTGGTTATTATACCTCTGATGAGAACGGATTTAATGTGGACAAATTTGCGGATGCATCAGGTACCATGTATAGAGCACTCGTACAGGGGTCTCTGAACTTCGGGCCTGTATTTGACGGACAGCCGATCATTGCCTGGGATGGCGTGGTACGTCCCTACTCTGCACAACCGGACAGATACAAAAATCTCTTCCAAAAAGCGAATAACGCGACCCAGACTGTTGCTCTTTCAACTAATTCTGACGTACAGTCCACCCGGTTTTCTGTGACCAATCAGCATACCGAGGGTCTGAGTATTGGCAGCAGGAATGATAAATTGTCTTTCAGTTTGAACAGTATTTTTAAATTGGGTAAAAGCAATGAGTTACAAGTCATAGCCAATTATTATAATTTACATGTACACAACCGGCCTTATCTGATTGACAGAATGATTAATAACTTTACGGGTATGATGCCTGTATTTGATAATGGAGAGTGGTATCGCAATAAATACCAAACTAGCCTTGGGTATAAATATGTGCTCAATACAACGCAGAGCCTGACCCCGGACGAGAATATTCATATTCCTAACTATATGACTGATATTCTGGATTATATGTGGAACGTCAATAAAGATATGTATGATGAATATGAAGACCGGTTGATCGCCAGTATTACTGACAGCTGGACCATCACTAAAGGGCTTAAATTGAGAGGCAGGGTTTCAACGGACTATACAAATACGAACATCTATACGAAAAATAACTCTACACAACCTATTGTGTACGGTCCGTCCGGGCAATATGGGGTTCAGAACAATTTTTATAAAATGCTGCATGGTGATATCATGTTAGAGTATACGGCTCCTTTATCAAAAGACCTGAGCTTAAGAGCTACCGGCTTTTATACAGCGGACAAGGAAAAGGGGAAAACTACGGGCATTTTCACCAATGGCGGGCTGAGTTCAGAAAACTGGTTTGACCTGGCCGCTACCGCCAACCCGATCAGTAATCCAAGTGTTGTGAATACCACCCTCGTAAAAGACGCGCTGATCGGTACGGTAAACCTTAATTACCGCAGTTACCTCTATGCAGAAGGTACGGTCAGAAAAGACCGGACTTCCACCATGAACCCGGATAATAATTCATTTGTCTACCCTTCCGCCAATGCAGGCTTTATACTCTCGGACGCCTTTAAGATGCCGGATGTATTTAATTATCTGAAGTTACGGGCCTCCTGGGGTATTGTAGGTAACTACCCACAGCAGTATTTAGCCAATGTGGCCTATCAGCCGGCCAACTGGGGTACTCAGGCACCTGGCACGAGCTCTGTTTTAACGACCTATACCAATTTTAATACCTATGGCAATCTGAATATCCGGCCCGAGAAGAAAAGTGAATGGGAATTTGGTCTGGAAGCCAGAATGTTTCAAAACAGAGTTGGCTTTGACGCGACTTTCTTTACCAATAAAATCAATGACCAGATCTTAACCATGGCACTGCCCTACAGCAGCGGTGCGGCCGGGCAGTTAAATAACGTCGGTTCACTCTCCAATAAGGGTTTTGAATTAAGCATTAATGCAACACCAATAGATCTGAAGGATTTCAGATGGGATTTTGTCTTCAACTATGCGACATACGCTAATAAAGTTCTTTCCATTTCTGACAATTCCAACAGTATCATTTACGGGGATTATGATGGTAATGCCTACCAGATCGTAGCAAGAGTCGGACATCCTGCCGGAGAGATCATGGCGCATCCACTGCTTAAAGATGAGAATGGGGTGCCAATTGTAGATGATGCAGGATTATATGAACAGGACCCTGATAAAATGGTGTCTTATGGCTCCATTCAGTCTAAAGGCTCAGGAGGACTTATTAATACCGTCACATATAAGAATTTTGCGCTGAATTTTAGTATAGATTATAGATATGGCGGTGTAGTCATTCCAACAGGTATCAACTGGATGAACAGCCGTGGCATTACGGAGGCCAGCCTTTATCATATGGATAAAGCACATGGCGGTCTGAGTTACTATTTAGATGCCAACGGCAAAGGGGTACAGACCAACGGTGCGACAGGTCCTAACGGCGAGACCGTCTATCATGATGGTATGTTGCTGGATGGCATGACTAAAGCCGGTGACGCCAATACAAATGTAATCTCACAAGCTTTTTATTTTAATAATGTATATAATTGGGGCGGCCCTCAATATTCACCGAATGCATTATATAACTACTTTATTAAAAAGAATAATTATATTAAAATGAGGGAGGTTGCAATTACCTATAATTTTTCCGATAAGATCGCTTCAAAATTAAAAGCCAACCACTTAGCGATATCCCTAATCGGCAGAAATCTGTTTTATTTCTACCGGACCTTGAAGGATCTGGATGCTGAACAGTTGACTGTTTCCAACAATTTCTTCAGTAATGCCAATAATGCAGGCAGCCAACCTGCTTCACGTACGTATGGTATTACGCTTAGAGCCAATTTTTAA
- a CDS encoding glycoside hydrolase family 3 N-terminal domain-containing protein yields the protein MGQPPVGQHIHIDHPAYRNKNLSAQARAWDLVRRMSTDEKIGQLSTLFGWEMYQKDSTGQLEVTEKLKRAIDTEHIGMLWGTLRADPWTKKTLTNGLQPADAVKATNKIQAYAIKHSRWGIPLLLAEECAHGLMAIGTTVYPTAIGQASTWDPALIQRVAGSIAAETRVMGSHIAYGPILDLAREPRWSRVEETYGEDTYLVSEMGTHFVNGLQNHQLLFEKADSLHVISTLKHFLAYGVPIGGHNGSPAVVGDRLLYTDYLPPFENAIKKGGVLSVMTAYNSIDGVPCTANPVLIQEILRKQWGFKGFVVSDLGSISGLHASSHIAATDTAAAAAAINAGVDSDLGGYGYGKYLAAAIKTGQVSEATLDSAVQRILMLKFALGLFEHPYRSTTGLSIVHNDRHQKLNLDVARESVVLLKKSNLPLSKNIQSIAVIGPNANNTYNQLGDYTAPQNPETVTTVLEGIQSLVGKQTIVRYARGCAIRDSSTAGFSDAISIARQSDAVVVVLGGSSARDFETKYQSTGAAIANETTVSDMENGEGNDRNTLKLLGRQSELLEKLAATGKPIILVLINGRPVAIENEAKLAGDILETWYPGAEGGKAIADILFGDYAPTGRLPISFPKSVGQLPVYYSQPKGSGGHYVEGDGQPLYPFGFGLSYSSFTYSDLQIKKSETDAAVQIDVSFKVTNTGDRPSGDVQQLYVTDETSSVVTPIRHLVGFTRCHLAPGASVIQRIRLDQSALSLWNVQGEQVVEPGRFRLELSKFAGAKDALKATIEVNHKYNMAATTGRGGGK from the coding sequence ATGGGGCAGCCACCAGTCGGCCAGCATATCCATATCGATCACCCGGCTTACCGAAATAAAAATTTATCTGCGCAGGCCAGGGCCTGGGATCTGGTCCGCAGGATGTCAACAGACGAAAAGATCGGCCAGCTCTCTACCTTGTTTGGCTGGGAAATGTACCAGAAGGACAGCACCGGCCAGCTTGAAGTCACGGAGAAATTAAAAAGGGCTATTGACACTGAACATATCGGGATGCTATGGGGAACGCTCAGAGCTGACCCCTGGACCAAGAAAACCCTGACCAATGGGTTGCAGCCGGCAGATGCGGTAAAGGCAACCAATAAAATTCAAGCCTATGCCATAAAGCATAGCCGTTGGGGCATTCCCCTGCTTCTGGCAGAAGAATGTGCCCATGGCCTGATGGCTATCGGTACCACTGTTTATCCAACAGCTATCGGCCAGGCAAGCACCTGGGATCCGGCGCTCATCCAAAGAGTTGCAGGTAGCATCGCCGCAGAAACCAGGGTCATGGGTAGTCATATTGCCTACGGGCCTATTTTGGATCTGGCCCGCGAACCACGATGGTCAAGGGTAGAAGAGACTTACGGAGAAGATACCTATCTCGTGTCAGAGATGGGCACCCATTTTGTGAACGGACTTCAGAACCATCAGCTATTGTTTGAAAAAGCCGACAGCTTGCATGTTATCTCAACCTTAAAACATTTTCTGGCCTATGGTGTCCCCATAGGAGGGCATAACGGCAGCCCGGCGGTAGTTGGTGACAGACTATTATATACAGACTACCTGCCTCCATTTGAAAATGCCATTAAAAAAGGCGGAGTGCTTTCCGTAATGACGGCCTACAATTCTATTGACGGAGTGCCTTGCACAGCCAATCCTGTCCTGATTCAGGAAATTTTAAGAAAACAATGGGGGTTTAAAGGCTTTGTTGTATCAGACTTAGGTAGCATTAGCGGACTGCACGCGTCGAGCCATATCGCCGCCACTGACACAGCGGCGGCGGCAGCGGCGATTAATGCTGGCGTAGACAGTGATTTGGGGGGGTATGGTTATGGCAAATATCTGGCAGCAGCCATCAAGACCGGTCAGGTTAGCGAAGCAACGCTCGATAGTGCTGTTCAGAGGATACTCATGTTAAAATTCGCGCTCGGCTTATTTGAACACCCTTATAGGTCTACTACAGGACTGAGCATCGTCCATAATGACCGACATCAAAAGTTAAACCTGGATGTCGCCAGAGAATCAGTGGTCCTGCTCAAAAAATCGAATCTGCCACTCTCGAAAAATATTCAATCGATCGCCGTGATCGGGCCGAATGCCAATAATACCTATAACCAGCTGGGCGACTACACTGCACCGCAAAATCCCGAAACCGTGACCACTGTCCTTGAAGGCATTCAGTCTCTGGTCGGTAAGCAAACCATAGTGCGTTATGCAAGGGGTTGTGCCATCCGGGATAGCTCTACCGCTGGCTTTTCAGATGCTATATCTATCGCCCGGCAGTCGGACGCTGTGGTGGTTGTACTCGGCGGATCTAGCGCCAGGGATTTTGAAACAAAATATCAATCTACCGGTGCCGCCATTGCAAACGAAACCACCGTCAGTGATATGGAAAACGGAGAAGGCAATGACCGCAATACCCTGAAGTTATTAGGCCGCCAATCTGAGCTTCTGGAAAAGCTGGCCGCTACCGGTAAACCGATCATATTGGTACTTATTAACGGGCGGCCCGTTGCTATCGAAAATGAGGCAAAGCTGGCTGGCGATATCCTGGAAACCTGGTACCCGGGCGCAGAAGGGGGCAAGGCGATCGCAGATATCCTCTTTGGTGACTATGCGCCAACAGGCAGACTGCCTATCAGCTTCCCAAAATCTGTCGGGCAATTACCTGTCTATTATAGTCAACCCAAGGGTTCGGGAGGTCATTATGTAGAAGGAGATGGGCAGCCGCTCTATCCGTTCGGATTCGGGCTTAGTTATTCAAGCTTTACCTATAGTGATTTACAGATTAAAAAATCCGAAACAGATGCTGCTGTTCAGATAGACGTTTCCTTTAAGGTGACTAACACAGGAGATAGGCCTTCAGGGGATGTTCAACAACTTTATGTCACTGATGAAACCAGTTCGGTGGTGACTCCGATCCGCCATTTAGTTGGATTCACCCGCTGCCATTTAGCACCGGGTGCTTCTGTTATACAGCGTATCCGACTGGATCAGTCTGCCCTCAGTCTCTGGAACGTCCAGGGTGAACAGGTTGTCGAACCCGGTCGTTTCAGACTGGAATTATCTAAGTTTGCCGGCGCAAAAGACGCCTTAAAGGCCACCATTGAA
- a CDS encoding quinone-dependent dihydroorotate dehydrogenase, which produces MIYPILRKAFFTMPPEKAHYFAMNRLKNICSLPGGRSIINRLCAHQDPKLKTKVFGLQFRNPVGLGAGFDKNARYLRELEALGFGSVEIGTVTPIGQPGNPQPRLFRLPADKALINRMGFNNDGAAAIRARLANWREKQDLQNGFIIGGNIGKNKITENEDAWKDYVICFQQLFDLVDYFTVNVSSPNTPGLRALQDKESLRKIFSEIENINQGRIRPKPVLLKIAPDLNEAQLEDILSLATEINLSGLVATNTTIARSGLTTDVAEVEAIGAGGLSGRPVKQKATQVMDYLVRRLPESIPVVASGGIFTPDDARMRLKAGARLVQVWTGFIYEGPGIAGKISKQLC; this is translated from the coding sequence ATGATTTACCCGATTTTACGTAAAGCTTTTTTTACCATGCCGCCCGAAAAAGCGCATTATTTTGCTATGAACCGGCTGAAGAACATCTGCAGCCTGCCGGGCGGCAGGTCAATAATCAACAGACTCTGCGCCCATCAGGATCCCAAACTAAAAACCAAGGTCTTTGGGCTTCAGTTTAGAAATCCTGTCGGCCTGGGCGCTGGTTTCGATAAAAACGCGCGATATTTAAGAGAATTGGAAGCACTGGGCTTTGGCAGTGTTGAGATCGGAACGGTCACGCCAATAGGACAGCCCGGCAATCCACAGCCTCGACTCTTCAGACTACCAGCCGACAAAGCACTTATTAACCGTATGGGTTTTAATAATGACGGTGCTGCCGCTATCCGGGCGCGGTTGGCAAACTGGCGGGAAAAGCAAGACCTGCAAAACGGCTTTATTATCGGTGGAAATATCGGCAAAAATAAAATTACCGAAAATGAAGATGCATGGAAAGATTATGTAATATGTTTTCAGCAACTCTTTGATTTGGTCGATTATTTTACCGTTAATGTAAGTTCTCCCAATACACCGGGGCTCAGAGCGCTGCAGGATAAAGAAAGCCTGAGAAAGATCTTCTCGGAGATCGAAAATATCAATCAGGGCAGGATCCGGCCTAAGCCGGTGCTACTTAAGATCGCTCCCGATCTCAACGAAGCGCAGCTCGAAGACATTCTCTCATTGGCAACAGAGATTAACCTAAGTGGGCTTGTGGCTACCAATACAACTATTGCAAGGTCAGGACTTACTACCGACGTTGCGGAGGTAGAAGCCATTGGGGCAGGGGGGCTGAGCGGCCGTCCGGTGAAACAAAAAGCGACACAAGTCATGGATTATCTCGTCCGGCGTTTACCGGAATCCATTCCGGTAGTGGCTTCCGGTGGTATTTTCACACCTGATGACGCCCGTATGCGGCTCAAAGCCGGTGCCCGGCTCGTCCAGGTATGGACAGGCTTTATTTATGAAGGCCCGGGCATCGCCGGAAAAATTTCTAAACAGTTGTGCTAA
- a CDS encoding SusD/RagB family nutrient-binding outer membrane lipoprotein encodes MKKYILWLILGTSVGLISCSKSDFEDAYAQPNTLNETTLEKQFAGVLTSNLDYTMYRYGNYFITLQNTCLPWTQAVGVINTNGRYVPGAAAIGGRWQNYYTFVAQYKDLLRVYNTLSPEEQAAKKIYIIAATIFYYDQSQKQVDLHGDIPWSQAGLLSTNDGNYQASYAKYDRADSIYTKMLDDLKGYADELNAMVIDPAVATILKSQDFINNGNIELWKKYCNSLRLRMLMRVSGVAAFQSRVSQEISAILSDPSKYPLILTNDDNALIRVYNLNSVNVGGGTVSGINNGTDVGVNASFYRGLYGWGGGDVPSKAMIDLMNTSQDPRLRVMFQPGDSTKGKYVGLDPTQNQTVQQNTYNAAKVSRYNYSTLTYNLNLPGILIDASEVNFLLAEYYLNAGNDSKAKSAYENGVRQSIAYYYWLRANSSDNSQGAVASATASEIANYLADAHISWGAATSRQAKLSLIATQKWINYSVLEPIESWTEQRRLKLPELTFLPDNANSLQKLPPNRWTYPTNESSFNTKNYDEVKDKDNLTTKIFWDVK; translated from the coding sequence ATGAAAAAGTATATCTTATGGCTGATTCTTGGTACATCGGTTGGGCTGATTTCCTGCTCTAAAAGTGATTTTGAGGATGCCTATGCCCAGCCCAATACCTTAAATGAGACTACGCTTGAAAAGCAATTCGCAGGGGTATTAACGTCCAATCTGGATTATACAATGTACCGGTACGGTAATTATTTTATTACGCTGCAAAATACCTGTCTGCCCTGGACGCAGGCGGTGGGGGTCATCAATACCAATGGCAGATATGTACCCGGCGCCGCTGCGATTGGTGGCAGATGGCAAAACTATTATACGTTTGTCGCTCAGTATAAGGATCTCTTGAGGGTCTACAATACCTTAAGTCCTGAGGAGCAGGCAGCTAAAAAGATCTATATTATTGCGGCGACGATATTCTATTATGACCAAAGTCAGAAGCAAGTTGATTTACATGGTGATATCCCCTGGTCTCAGGCCGGCCTGTTGAGTACCAATGATGGAAATTACCAGGCTTCCTATGCTAAATACGACAGAGCGGATTCTATTTATACTAAAATGCTGGATGACTTAAAAGGTTATGCAGATGAATTAAACGCCATGGTCATTGATCCGGCTGTCGCCACTATTTTGAAGAGCCAGGATTTTATTAATAATGGTAATATTGAATTATGGAAAAAGTATTGTAACTCTTTAAGATTGAGAATGCTTATGCGTGTTTCCGGTGTGGCTGCTTTCCAGTCAAGAGTAAGTCAGGAAATTTCTGCGATCCTGTCTGATCCTTCCAAGTATCCATTGATCTTAACCAATGATGACAATGCGCTGATCCGCGTGTATAACCTCAACAGTGTAAATGTCGGAGGCGGCACCGTTTCCGGAATTAACAATGGTACGGATGTCGGTGTAAATGCCTCCTTCTATAGGGGACTCTATGGCTGGGGCGGTGGTGATGTACCCAGTAAGGCAATGATCGATTTGATGAACACCAGCCAGGATCCACGTTTAAGGGTCATGTTTCAGCCCGGTGACAGCACTAAGGGGAAGTATGTCGGATTAGATCCAACACAAAATCAAACTGTTCAGCAAAATACCTATAATGCTGCTAAAGTATCCAGATATAATTATTCGACACTTACATACAATCTGAACCTGCCCGGCATCCTGATTGATGCTTCGGAAGTCAACTTTCTACTGGCCGAATATTATCTGAATGCAGGTAATGACAGCAAGGCAAAATCTGCTTATGAAAATGGCGTCCGGCAGTCCATTGCTTATTATTACTGGCTTCGTGCCAACAGCAGTGACAATTCTCAGGGGGCAGTGGCCAGTGCTACAGCCAGTGAAATTGCCAATTATTTAGCTGACGCGCATATCAGCTGGGGGGCCGCAACCAGCCGGCAGGCAAAACTCAGCCTGATCGCTACACAAAAATGGATCAATTATAGTGTGCTGGAACCCATTGAGAGTTGGACTGAACAGCGCAGGCTGAAATTACCCGAATTGACATTTTTGCCGGATAATGCCAATTCTTTACAGAAGTTACCGCCCAACAGGTGGACCTACCCGACTAATGAAAGCAGTTTCAATACAAAAAATTATGATGAAGTGAAGGATAAGGATAACCTGACAACGAAGATCTTCTGGGATGTAAAGTAG